In Equus caballus isolate H_3958 breed thoroughbred chromosome 26, TB-T2T, whole genome shotgun sequence, the following are encoded in one genomic region:
- the LOC102150103 gene encoding ral-GDS-related protein isoform X10 → MTFPGHRTELHPGHPPGAGEGVQILLSPWTRSRCIRPPTTASNGLGQCEKDSALSPDQAYVMLTPRQAQWRTWQSPWASLPGSICTAPFLCTHQAFVTAQQVLGQLSHRRAWETLWAVAGEGLTGRTLDLTQVTFTDSDVDCHHPLLLVHLELPEATEAEPQVPAPGLQATAEPEQWPVVEELFRKVVPSQCLGSSWCKRIKPGNEHLAPTIQATVDHFQRVVNFITTTCLSDPSRTARDRARLVEHWIQVAQECNILMNFSLHTVISALQKTSISRLENTWGEVSQWESSENFKKLCRKEKSLSRELMTKAEWRLESGKRRERPSTFAMPEIHSQRVQEQQQQQQWGVIACLGTFLHDLGKEINLEKRTEPVLPAGAPIMVGQQNTQGREERVIIKFRPARPQQ, encoded by the exons ATGACTttcccaggacacagaactg AGCTCCACCCAGGACATCCTCCAGGAGCTGGTGAAGGGGTTCAAATACTCTTATCTCCCTGGACAAGGAGCAGGTGCATCAGGCCCCCAACAACAGCCAGCAATGGTCTGGG TCAGTGTGAGAAGGACTCAGCCCTGTCCCCTGATCAGGCCTACGTGATGCTGACCCCAAGGCAGGCACAATGGAGAACATGGCAGAGTCCCTGGGCCAGCCTCCCAGGGAGCATCTGCACTGCTCCCTTCCTGTGCACCCACCAGGCCTTCGTCACCGCCCAGCAGGTGTTGGGCCAGCTGTCCCACAG AAGAGCCTGGGAGACTCTGTGGGCTGTGGCTGGGGAGGGACTGACCGGCAGAACCCTGGATCTCACACAG GTCACCTTTACTGACTCAGACGTGGATTGCCATCACCCTCTTCTGTTGGTCCACTTGGAGCTTCCagaggccactgaggcagagccgCAGG TGCCAGCTCCAGGTCTCCAGGCAACTGCAGAACCAGAACAGTGGCCAGTTGTGGAG GAGCTCTTCAGGAAGGTGGTGCCCTCTCAGTGCCTGGGCTCCTCCTGGTGCAAGAGGATCAAGCCCGGGAATGAGCACCTGGCACCCACCATCCAGGCCACTGTTGACCATTTCCAGAGGGTGGTCAACTTCATCACAACCACCTGCCTCAGCGACCCGAGCAGAACAGCCCGGGACAGGGCCAGGTTGGTGGAGCACTGGATCCAGGTGGCACAG GAGTGCAACATCCTAATGAACTTCTCACTACACACTGTCATCTCTGCTCTGCAGAAAACCTCCATAAGTCGCCTGGAGAACACATGGGGCGAAGTTTCCCAGTGG GAGAGCTCCGAAAACTTCAAGAAACTGTGTAGAAAAGAGAAGTCCTTGAGCAGAGAACTGATGACCAAGGCAGAGTGGAGGCTGGAGTCTGGAAAGAGGAGG GAGCGGCCCTCCACATTTGCCATGCCAGAGATACACTCCCAGAGAgtccaggagcagcagcagcagcaacagtgg GGTGTCATCGCCTGTCTTGGCACTTTTCTCCATGACCTG gggaAGGAGATCAACCTTGAGAAAAGGACTGAG CCAGTCTTGCCGGCTGGAGCCCCCATCATGGTTGGCCAGCAGAATACTCAAGGCCGAGAAGAAAGAGTTATCATCAAGTTCAGGC CCGCCAGGCCCCAACAGTGA
- the LOC102150103 gene encoding ral guanine nucleotide dissociation stimulator isoform X16, whose translation MTFPGHRTELHPGHPPGAGEGVQILLSPWTRSRCIRPPTTASNGLGQCEKDSALSPDQAYVMLTPRQAQWRTWQSPWASLPGSICTAPFLCTHQAFVTAQQVLGQLSHRRAWETLWAVAGEGLTGRTLDLTQVTFTDSDVDCHHPLLLVHLELPEATEAEPQVPAPGLQATAEPEQWPVVEELFRKVVPSQCLGSSWCKRIKPGNEHLAPTIQATVDHFQRVVNFITTTCLSDPSRTARDRARLVEHWIQVAQESSENFKKLCRKEKSLSRELMTKAEWRLESGKRRERPSTFAMPEIHSQRVQEQQQQQQWGVIACLGTFLHDLVMLHLAMGAYLEGKEINLEKRTEPVLPAGAPIMVGQQNTQGREERVIIKFRPARPQQ comes from the exons ATGACTttcccaggacacagaactg AGCTCCACCCAGGACATCCTCCAGGAGCTGGTGAAGGGGTTCAAATACTCTTATCTCCCTGGACAAGGAGCAGGTGCATCAGGCCCCCAACAACAGCCAGCAATGGTCTGGG TCAGTGTGAGAAGGACTCAGCCCTGTCCCCTGATCAGGCCTACGTGATGCTGACCCCAAGGCAGGCACAATGGAGAACATGGCAGAGTCCCTGGGCCAGCCTCCCAGGGAGCATCTGCACTGCTCCCTTCCTGTGCACCCACCAGGCCTTCGTCACCGCCCAGCAGGTGTTGGGCCAGCTGTCCCACAG AAGAGCCTGGGAGACTCTGTGGGCTGTGGCTGGGGAGGGACTGACCGGCAGAACCCTGGATCTCACACAG GTCACCTTTACTGACTCAGACGTGGATTGCCATCACCCTCTTCTGTTGGTCCACTTGGAGCTTCCagaggccactgaggcagagccgCAGG TGCCAGCTCCAGGTCTCCAGGCAACTGCAGAACCAGAACAGTGGCCAGTTGTGGAG GAGCTCTTCAGGAAGGTGGTGCCCTCTCAGTGCCTGGGCTCCTCCTGGTGCAAGAGGATCAAGCCCGGGAATGAGCACCTGGCACCCACCATCCAGGCCACTGTTGACCATTTCCAGAGGGTGGTCAACTTCATCACAACCACCTGCCTCAGCGACCCGAGCAGAACAGCCCGGGACAGGGCCAGGTTGGTGGAGCACTGGATCCAGGTGGCACAG GAGAGCTCCGAAAACTTCAAGAAACTGTGTAGAAAAGAGAAGTCCTTGAGCAGAGAACTGATGACCAAGGCAGAGTGGAGGCTGGAGTCTGGAAAGAGGAGG GAGCGGCCCTCCACATTTGCCATGCCAGAGATACACTCCCAGAGAgtccaggagcagcagcagcagcaacagtgg GGTGTCATCGCCTGTCTTGGCACTTTTCTCCATGACCTGGTAATGCTGCATCTGGCAATGGGTGCTTATCTTGAG gggaAGGAGATCAACCTTGAGAAAAGGACTGAG CCAGTCTTGCCGGCTGGAGCCCCCATCATGGTTGGCCAGCAGAATACTCAAGGCCGAGAAGAAAGAGTTATCATCAAGTTCAGGC CCGCCAGGCCCCAACAGTGA
- the LOC102150103 gene encoding ral guanine nucleotide dissociation stimulator isoform X23, producing the protein MENMAESLGQPPREHLHCSLPVHPPGLRHRPAGVGPAVPQVTFTDSDVDCHHPLLLVHLELPEATEAEPQVPAPGLQATAEPEQWPVVEELFRKVVPSQCLGSSWCKRIKPGNEHLAPTIQATVDHFQRVVNFITTTCLSDPSRTARDRARLVEHWIQVAQECNILMNFSLHTVISALQKTSISRLENTWGEVSQWESSENFKKLCRKEKSLSRELMTKAEWRLESGKRRERPSTFAMPEIHSQRVQEQQQQQQWGVIACLGTFLHDLVMLHLAMGAYLEGKEINLEKRTEPVLPAGAPIMVGQQNTQGREERVIIKFRPARPQQ; encoded by the exons ATGGAGAACATGGCAGAGTCCCTGGGCCAGCCTCCCAGGGAGCATCTGCACTGCTCCCTTCCTGTGCACCCACCAGGCCTTCGTCACCGCCCAGCAGGTGTTGGGCCAGCTGTCCCACAG GTCACCTTTACTGACTCAGACGTGGATTGCCATCACCCTCTTCTGTTGGTCCACTTGGAGCTTCCagaggccactgaggcagagccgCAGG TGCCAGCTCCAGGTCTCCAGGCAACTGCAGAACCAGAACAGTGGCCAGTTGTGGAG GAGCTCTTCAGGAAGGTGGTGCCCTCTCAGTGCCTGGGCTCCTCCTGGTGCAAGAGGATCAAGCCCGGGAATGAGCACCTGGCACCCACCATCCAGGCCACTGTTGACCATTTCCAGAGGGTGGTCAACTTCATCACAACCACCTGCCTCAGCGACCCGAGCAGAACAGCCCGGGACAGGGCCAGGTTGGTGGAGCACTGGATCCAGGTGGCACAG GAGTGCAACATCCTAATGAACTTCTCACTACACACTGTCATCTCTGCTCTGCAGAAAACCTCCATAAGTCGCCTGGAGAACACATGGGGCGAAGTTTCCCAGTGG GAGAGCTCCGAAAACTTCAAGAAACTGTGTAGAAAAGAGAAGTCCTTGAGCAGAGAACTGATGACCAAGGCAGAGTGGAGGCTGGAGTCTGGAAAGAGGAGG GAGCGGCCCTCCACATTTGCCATGCCAGAGATACACTCCCAGAGAgtccaggagcagcagcagcagcaacagtgg GGTGTCATCGCCTGTCTTGGCACTTTTCTCCATGACCTGGTAATGCTGCATCTGGCAATGGGTGCTTATCTTGAG gggaAGGAGATCAACCTTGAGAAAAGGACTGAG CCAGTCTTGCCGGCTGGAGCCCCCATCATGGTTGGCCAGCAGAATACTCAAGGCCGAGAAGAAAGAGTTATCATCAAGTTCAGGC CCGCCAGGCCCCAACAGTGA
- the LOC102150103 gene encoding ral guanine nucleotide dissociation stimulator-like 2 isoform X4, whose amino-acid sequence MTFPGHRTELHPGHPPGAGEGVQILLSPWTRSRCIRPPTTASNGLGQCEKDSALSPDQAYVMLTPRQAQWRTWQSPWASLPGSICTAPFLCTHQAFVTAQQVLGQLSHRRAWETLWAVAGEGLTGRTLDLTQVTFTDSDVDCHHPLLLVHLELPEATEAEPQVPAPGLQATAEPEQWPVVEELFRKVVPSQCLGSSWCKRIKPGNEHLAPTIQATVDHFQRVVNFITTTCLSDPSRTARDRARLVEHWIQVAQECNILMNFSLHTVISALQKTSISRLENTWGEVSQWESSENFKKLCRKEKSLSRELMTKAEWRLESGKRRERPSTFAMPEIHSQRVQEQQQQQQWGVIACLGTFLHDLGKEINLEKRTEVSSWGTSCRGEEGNGNQRPSGQNTPWPHRLHLSLHLTSWGEFDNREVGDTSNWRVG is encoded by the exons ATGACTttcccaggacacagaactg AGCTCCACCCAGGACATCCTCCAGGAGCTGGTGAAGGGGTTCAAATACTCTTATCTCCCTGGACAAGGAGCAGGTGCATCAGGCCCCCAACAACAGCCAGCAATGGTCTGGG TCAGTGTGAGAAGGACTCAGCCCTGTCCCCTGATCAGGCCTACGTGATGCTGACCCCAAGGCAGGCACAATGGAGAACATGGCAGAGTCCCTGGGCCAGCCTCCCAGGGAGCATCTGCACTGCTCCCTTCCTGTGCACCCACCAGGCCTTCGTCACCGCCCAGCAGGTGTTGGGCCAGCTGTCCCACAG AAGAGCCTGGGAGACTCTGTGGGCTGTGGCTGGGGAGGGACTGACCGGCAGAACCCTGGATCTCACACAG GTCACCTTTACTGACTCAGACGTGGATTGCCATCACCCTCTTCTGTTGGTCCACTTGGAGCTTCCagaggccactgaggcagagccgCAGG TGCCAGCTCCAGGTCTCCAGGCAACTGCAGAACCAGAACAGTGGCCAGTTGTGGAG GAGCTCTTCAGGAAGGTGGTGCCCTCTCAGTGCCTGGGCTCCTCCTGGTGCAAGAGGATCAAGCCCGGGAATGAGCACCTGGCACCCACCATCCAGGCCACTGTTGACCATTTCCAGAGGGTGGTCAACTTCATCACAACCACCTGCCTCAGCGACCCGAGCAGAACAGCCCGGGACAGGGCCAGGTTGGTGGAGCACTGGATCCAGGTGGCACAG GAGTGCAACATCCTAATGAACTTCTCACTACACACTGTCATCTCTGCTCTGCAGAAAACCTCCATAAGTCGCCTGGAGAACACATGGGGCGAAGTTTCCCAGTGG GAGAGCTCCGAAAACTTCAAGAAACTGTGTAGAAAAGAGAAGTCCTTGAGCAGAGAACTGATGACCAAGGCAGAGTGGAGGCTGGAGTCTGGAAAGAGGAGG GAGCGGCCCTCCACATTTGCCATGCCAGAGATACACTCCCAGAGAgtccaggagcagcagcagcagcaacagtgg GGTGTCATCGCCTGTCTTGGCACTTTTCTCCATGACCTG gggaAGGAGATCAACCTTGAGAAAAGGACTGAGGTGAGCAGCTGGGGCACTTCCtgcaggggagaggagggaaatggCAATCAGAGACCCTCAGGGCAGAACACTCCCTGGCCCCACCGCCTGCATCTTAGCCTGCATCTTACTTCGTGGGGAGAGTTTGATAACAGAGAAGTGGGAGACACATCCAATTGGCGGGTGGGTTGA
- the LOC102150103 gene encoding ral guanine nucleotide dissociation stimulator isoform X2 — MTFPGHRTELHPGHPPGAGEGVQILLSPWTRSRCIRPPTTASNGLGQCEKDSALSPDQAYVMLTPRQAQWRTWQSPWASLPGSICTAPFLCTHQAFVTAQQVLGQLSHRRAWETLWAVAGEGLTGRTLDLTQVTFTDSDVDCHHPLLLVHLELPEATEAEPQVPAPGLQATAEPEQWPVVEELFRKVVPSQCLGSSWCKRIKPGNEHLAPTIQATVDHFQRVVNFITTTCLSDPSRTARDRARLVEHWIQVAQECNILMNFSLHTVISALQKTSISRLENTWGEVSQWESSENFKKLCRKEKSLSRELMTKAEWRLESGKRRERPSTFAMPEIHSQRVQEQQQQQQWGVIACLGTFLHDLVMLHLAMGAYLEGKEINLEKRTEVSSWGTSCRGEEGNGNQRPSGQNTPWPHRLHLSLHLTSWGEFDNREVGDTSNWRVG, encoded by the exons ATGACTttcccaggacacagaactg AGCTCCACCCAGGACATCCTCCAGGAGCTGGTGAAGGGGTTCAAATACTCTTATCTCCCTGGACAAGGAGCAGGTGCATCAGGCCCCCAACAACAGCCAGCAATGGTCTGGG TCAGTGTGAGAAGGACTCAGCCCTGTCCCCTGATCAGGCCTACGTGATGCTGACCCCAAGGCAGGCACAATGGAGAACATGGCAGAGTCCCTGGGCCAGCCTCCCAGGGAGCATCTGCACTGCTCCCTTCCTGTGCACCCACCAGGCCTTCGTCACCGCCCAGCAGGTGTTGGGCCAGCTGTCCCACAG AAGAGCCTGGGAGACTCTGTGGGCTGTGGCTGGGGAGGGACTGACCGGCAGAACCCTGGATCTCACACAG GTCACCTTTACTGACTCAGACGTGGATTGCCATCACCCTCTTCTGTTGGTCCACTTGGAGCTTCCagaggccactgaggcagagccgCAGG TGCCAGCTCCAGGTCTCCAGGCAACTGCAGAACCAGAACAGTGGCCAGTTGTGGAG GAGCTCTTCAGGAAGGTGGTGCCCTCTCAGTGCCTGGGCTCCTCCTGGTGCAAGAGGATCAAGCCCGGGAATGAGCACCTGGCACCCACCATCCAGGCCACTGTTGACCATTTCCAGAGGGTGGTCAACTTCATCACAACCACCTGCCTCAGCGACCCGAGCAGAACAGCCCGGGACAGGGCCAGGTTGGTGGAGCACTGGATCCAGGTGGCACAG GAGTGCAACATCCTAATGAACTTCTCACTACACACTGTCATCTCTGCTCTGCAGAAAACCTCCATAAGTCGCCTGGAGAACACATGGGGCGAAGTTTCCCAGTGG GAGAGCTCCGAAAACTTCAAGAAACTGTGTAGAAAAGAGAAGTCCTTGAGCAGAGAACTGATGACCAAGGCAGAGTGGAGGCTGGAGTCTGGAAAGAGGAGG GAGCGGCCCTCCACATTTGCCATGCCAGAGATACACTCCCAGAGAgtccaggagcagcagcagcagcaacagtgg GGTGTCATCGCCTGTCTTGGCACTTTTCTCCATGACCTGGTAATGCTGCATCTGGCAATGGGTGCTTATCTTGAG gggaAGGAGATCAACCTTGAGAAAAGGACTGAGGTGAGCAGCTGGGGCACTTCCtgcaggggagaggagggaaatggCAATCAGAGACCCTCAGGGCAGAACACTCCCTGGCCCCACCGCCTGCATCTTAGCCTGCATCTTACTTCGTGGGGAGAGTTTGATAACAGAGAAGTGGGAGACACATCCAATTGGCGGGTGGGTTGA
- the LOC102150103 gene encoding ral guanine nucleotide dissociation stimulator-like 2 isoform X20, translated as MTFPGHRTELHPGHPPGAGEGVQILLSPWTRSRCIRPPTTASNGLGQCEKDSALSPDQAYVMLTPRQAQWRTWQSPWASLPGSICTAPFLCTHQAFVTAQQVLGQLSHRRAWETLWAVAGEGLTGRTLDLTQVTFTDSDVDCHHPLLLVHLELPEATEAEPQVPAPGLQATAEPEQWPVVEELFRKVVPSQCLGSSWCKRIKPGNEHLAPTIQATVDHFQRVVNFITTTCLSDPSRTARDRARLVEHWIQVAQESSENFKKLCRKEKSLSRELMTKAEWRLESGKRRGVIACLGTFLHDLVMLHLAMGAYLEGKEINLEKRTEPVLPAGAPIMVGQQNTQGREERVIIKFRPARPQQ; from the exons ATGACTttcccaggacacagaactg AGCTCCACCCAGGACATCCTCCAGGAGCTGGTGAAGGGGTTCAAATACTCTTATCTCCCTGGACAAGGAGCAGGTGCATCAGGCCCCCAACAACAGCCAGCAATGGTCTGGG TCAGTGTGAGAAGGACTCAGCCCTGTCCCCTGATCAGGCCTACGTGATGCTGACCCCAAGGCAGGCACAATGGAGAACATGGCAGAGTCCCTGGGCCAGCCTCCCAGGGAGCATCTGCACTGCTCCCTTCCTGTGCACCCACCAGGCCTTCGTCACCGCCCAGCAGGTGTTGGGCCAGCTGTCCCACAG AAGAGCCTGGGAGACTCTGTGGGCTGTGGCTGGGGAGGGACTGACCGGCAGAACCCTGGATCTCACACAG GTCACCTTTACTGACTCAGACGTGGATTGCCATCACCCTCTTCTGTTGGTCCACTTGGAGCTTCCagaggccactgaggcagagccgCAGG TGCCAGCTCCAGGTCTCCAGGCAACTGCAGAACCAGAACAGTGGCCAGTTGTGGAG GAGCTCTTCAGGAAGGTGGTGCCCTCTCAGTGCCTGGGCTCCTCCTGGTGCAAGAGGATCAAGCCCGGGAATGAGCACCTGGCACCCACCATCCAGGCCACTGTTGACCATTTCCAGAGGGTGGTCAACTTCATCACAACCACCTGCCTCAGCGACCCGAGCAGAACAGCCCGGGACAGGGCCAGGTTGGTGGAGCACTGGATCCAGGTGGCACAG GAGAGCTCCGAAAACTTCAAGAAACTGTGTAGAAAAGAGAAGTCCTTGAGCAGAGAACTGATGACCAAGGCAGAGTGGAGGCTGGAGTCTGGAAAGAGGAGG GGTGTCATCGCCTGTCTTGGCACTTTTCTCCATGACCTGGTAATGCTGCATCTGGCAATGGGTGCTTATCTTGAG gggaAGGAGATCAACCTTGAGAAAAGGACTGAG CCAGTCTTGCCGGCTGGAGCCCCCATCATGGTTGGCCAGCAGAATACTCAAGGCCGAGAAGAAAGAGTTATCATCAAGTTCAGGC CCGCCAGGCCCCAACAGTGA
- the LOC102150103 gene encoding ral guanine nucleotide dissociation stimulator isoform X6 → MTFPGHRTELHPGHPPGAGEGVQILLSPWTRSRCIRPPTTASNGLGQCEKDSALSPDQAYVMLTPRQAQWRTWQSPWASLPGSICTAPFLCTHQAFVTAQQVLGQLSHRRAWETLWAVAGEGLTGRTLDLTQVTFTDSDVDCHHPLLLVHLELPEATEAEPQVPAPGLQATAEPEQWPVVEELFRKVVPSQCLGSSWCKRIKPGNEHLAPTIQATVDHFQRVVNFITTTCLSDPSRTARDRARLVEHWIQVAQECNILMNFSLHTVISALQKTSISRLENTWGEVSQWESSENFKKLCRKEKSLSRELMTKAEWRLESGKRRERPSTFAMPEIHSQRVQEQQQQQQWGVIACLGTFLHDLVMLHLAMGAYLEGKEINLEKRTEPVLPAGAPIMVGQQNTQGREERVIIKFRPARPQQ, encoded by the exons ATGACTttcccaggacacagaactg AGCTCCACCCAGGACATCCTCCAGGAGCTGGTGAAGGGGTTCAAATACTCTTATCTCCCTGGACAAGGAGCAGGTGCATCAGGCCCCCAACAACAGCCAGCAATGGTCTGGG TCAGTGTGAGAAGGACTCAGCCCTGTCCCCTGATCAGGCCTACGTGATGCTGACCCCAAGGCAGGCACAATGGAGAACATGGCAGAGTCCCTGGGCCAGCCTCCCAGGGAGCATCTGCACTGCTCCCTTCCTGTGCACCCACCAGGCCTTCGTCACCGCCCAGCAGGTGTTGGGCCAGCTGTCCCACAG AAGAGCCTGGGAGACTCTGTGGGCTGTGGCTGGGGAGGGACTGACCGGCAGAACCCTGGATCTCACACAG GTCACCTTTACTGACTCAGACGTGGATTGCCATCACCCTCTTCTGTTGGTCCACTTGGAGCTTCCagaggccactgaggcagagccgCAGG TGCCAGCTCCAGGTCTCCAGGCAACTGCAGAACCAGAACAGTGGCCAGTTGTGGAG GAGCTCTTCAGGAAGGTGGTGCCCTCTCAGTGCCTGGGCTCCTCCTGGTGCAAGAGGATCAAGCCCGGGAATGAGCACCTGGCACCCACCATCCAGGCCACTGTTGACCATTTCCAGAGGGTGGTCAACTTCATCACAACCACCTGCCTCAGCGACCCGAGCAGAACAGCCCGGGACAGGGCCAGGTTGGTGGAGCACTGGATCCAGGTGGCACAG GAGTGCAACATCCTAATGAACTTCTCACTACACACTGTCATCTCTGCTCTGCAGAAAACCTCCATAAGTCGCCTGGAGAACACATGGGGCGAAGTTTCCCAGTGG GAGAGCTCCGAAAACTTCAAGAAACTGTGTAGAAAAGAGAAGTCCTTGAGCAGAGAACTGATGACCAAGGCAGAGTGGAGGCTGGAGTCTGGAAAGAGGAGG GAGCGGCCCTCCACATTTGCCATGCCAGAGATACACTCCCAGAGAgtccaggagcagcagcagcagcaacagtgg GGTGTCATCGCCTGTCTTGGCACTTTTCTCCATGACCTGGTAATGCTGCATCTGGCAATGGGTGCTTATCTTGAG gggaAGGAGATCAACCTTGAGAAAAGGACTGAG CCAGTCTTGCCGGCTGGAGCCCCCATCATGGTTGGCCAGCAGAATACTCAAGGCCGAGAAGAAAGAGTTATCATCAAGTTCAGGC CCGCCAGGCCCCAACAGTGA